The Fundidesulfovibrio putealis DSM 16056 genome includes a window with the following:
- the nadD gene encoding nicotinate (nicotinamide) nucleotide adenylyltransferase, with translation MQRLGILGGTFNPIHVGHVRLALEMQEALALDRVELVPAARPPHKQDDPMPAFWLRAALAEMAVEDLPCVGVNRMEANRPGPSYTWDTLLELTAGRPGVELYFILGVTDFLNLHSWKNGTRLGTLANLAVSTRDRLGAEQLAAYLADHPEMGYSPDGPGRWRQECGRRIELVDVPRLDISASFIRDRFRRGANLRFLVPKRVEDELNRRRDQLLTLWT, from the coding sequence ATGCAGCGCCTTGGCATCCTGGGGGGCACCTTCAATCCCATCCATGTGGGACACGTGCGTCTGGCGCTGGAGATGCAGGAAGCCCTGGCCCTGGACAGGGTGGAGCTCGTCCCGGCCGCCAGGCCGCCACACAAACAGGACGACCCCATGCCTGCGTTCTGGCTTCGGGCCGCACTGGCGGAAATGGCGGTGGAAGACCTCCCCTGCGTCGGCGTGAACCGCATGGAAGCCAACCGGCCCGGACCGTCATACACCTGGGACACCCTCCTGGAATTGACCGCCGGACGTCCCGGCGTGGAGCTTTACTTCATCCTGGGCGTGACGGACTTCTTGAATCTGCATTCGTGGAAGAACGGGACGCGGCTCGGAACCCTGGCAAATCTTGCCGTCTCCACCCGTGACCGCCTCGGCGCGGAACAGCTGGCGGCTTATCTGGCGGATCATCCGGAAATGGGATATTCGCCGGACGGCCCCGGGCGCTGGCGGCAGGAATGCGGCAGGCGCATCGAGCTCGTGGACGTTCCCCGGCTTGACATCAGCGCCTCCTTTATACGAGACCGCTTCCGGCGCGGGGCGAACCTGCGTTTTCTCGTCCCCAAGCGGGTCGAGGACGAGCTGAACCGGCGCAGGGACCAGCTTCTCACACTGTGGACCTGA
- a CDS encoding glutamate-5-semialdehyde dehydrogenase: MSIQKQMEALAREAKDASRLMAKADGQSKDKALTVLAGLLESESGEIARENAKDIAAAEASGMDAAKLDRLRLTPKVLASMAKACLDVAAMPDPVGAIETMWQRPNGLMVGKMRIPLGVVCMIYESRPNVTVDSAILCLKAGNAVVLRGGSEAFHSNMVLASLLSRALEEAGLPGGAVRLVPTTDRAAVPALCKLDEYIDVMIPRGGEGLIRSVVEAATMPVLKHYKGVCHLFVDENADLEQAVAIADNGKCQRPGVCNALECLLVHEKAAPAFLPMIASALGGRGVEFRACPASLALLGPTARPASENDWGYEFLDYVLAVRVVKDMDAALTHIAAYGSNHTECILTADHGRAMRFLREADASMVGINCSTRFNDGGELGLGAEIGISTSKLHAYGPMGLKELTSLKFVAFGQGQVRA; encoded by the coding sequence ATGAGCATTCAGAAACAGATGGAAGCGCTGGCCCGTGAGGCCAAGGACGCCTCCCGTTTGATGGCCAAGGCCGACGGCCAGAGCAAGGACAAGGCCCTGACCGTGCTGGCCGGACTGCTCGAGTCCGAGTCCGGGGAAATCGCCAGGGAGAACGCCAAGGACATCGCCGCCGCCGAAGCGTCCGGCATGGACGCGGCCAAGCTGGACCGCCTGCGCCTCACGCCCAAGGTTCTGGCCTCCATGGCCAAGGCCTGCCTGGACGTGGCCGCCATGCCCGACCCCGTGGGAGCCATCGAGACCATGTGGCAGCGTCCCAACGGTCTGATGGTGGGCAAGATGCGCATCCCGCTTGGCGTGGTGTGTATGATCTACGAATCGCGCCCCAACGTCACCGTGGATTCCGCCATCCTGTGCCTCAAGGCGGGCAACGCCGTGGTGCTGCGCGGCGGCTCCGAGGCCTTTCATTCCAACATGGTGCTGGCCTCGCTGCTTTCGCGCGCCCTGGAAGAGGCCGGACTGCCCGGCGGGGCCGTGCGCCTCGTGCCCACCACCGACCGCGCCGCCGTGCCCGCCCTGTGCAAACTCGACGAATACATCGACGTCATGATCCCGCGCGGCGGCGAGGGCCTGATCCGTTCCGTGGTCGAGGCCGCCACCATGCCGGTACTCAAGCACTACAAGGGCGTGTGCCACCTCTTCGTGGACGAGAATGCGGACCTGGAGCAGGCCGTGGCCATCGCCGACAACGGCAAGTGCCAGCGCCCCGGCGTGTGCAACGCCCTGGAGTGCCTGCTGGTGCACGAAAAGGCCGCCCCGGCGTTTCTGCCCATGATCGCCTCCGCCCTGGGCGGGCGCGGCGTGGAGTTCAGGGCCTGCCCTGCATCGCTCGCGCTGCTCGGGCCCACGGCCAGGCCCGCCAGCGAGAACGACTGGGGCTATGAATTTCTGGATTACGTCCTGGCCGTGCGCGTGGTGAAGGACATGGATGCGGCTCTGACGCACATCGCAGCCTACGGTTCCAACCATACCGAGTGCATCCTGACCGCAGATCACGGCCGCGCCATGCGTTTTCTGCGCGAGGCCGACGCCTCCATGGTGGGCATCAACTGCTCCACGCGCTTCAACGACGGCGGGGAGCTCGGCCTTGGCGCGGAGATAGGCATCAGCACCTCAAAGCTGCACGCCTACGGCCCCATGGGGCTGAAGGAGCTCACCAGCCTCAAGTTCGTGGCTTTCGGCCAGGGACAGGTGCGGGCCTGA
- a CDS encoding YfgM family protein: MADITFERPEQMSPLARFLAHSWRPLAALVIVAVLAAAGYAVYTSSAKKAQIKAENDLGAIIATQTGPERLAALEAYVKTAPATTKGAALLEMARTAQEQRVFDKAADAWNQLSLIGPDGMREIAVMGHATALAQGGDNAKAVKLLSDFLPKSPKAMQPIVARQLAAVAEEAKAWNEALAAYERMRDAGSGGNKAFYESKIDEIKSKMK, translated from the coding sequence ATGGCAGACATCACTTTCGAGCGTCCCGAGCAGATGAGCCCCCTGGCACGTTTCCTTGCACATTCCTGGCGTCCCCTTGCGGCCCTGGTCATCGTGGCCGTGCTGGCCGCCGCCGGATACGCCGTGTACACCTCCAGCGCCAAGAAAGCCCAGATCAAGGCCGAAAATGACCTGGGAGCCATCATCGCCACCCAGACCGGGCCGGAGCGCCTGGCCGCCCTGGAAGCCTACGTCAAGACCGCCCCGGCCACCACCAAGGGCGCGGCCCTGCTGGAGATGGCCCGCACCGCGCAGGAGCAGCGCGTGTTCGACAAGGCCGCCGACGCCTGGAACCAGCTCTCGCTCATCGGCCCCGACGGCATGCGCGAGATCGCTGTCATGGGCCACGCCACCGCCCTGGCCCAGGGCGGCGACAACGCCAAGGCCGTGAAGCTTTTGTCCGATTTCCTGCCCAAGTCCCCCAAGGCCATGCAGCCCATCGTGGCCCGCCAGCTGGCGGCCGTGGCCGAGGAAGCCAAGGCATGGAACGAGGCCCTGGCCGCCTACGAGCGCATGCGCGACGCCGGTTCGGGCGGCAACAAGGCCTTCTACGAGTCCAAGATCGACGAAATCAAATCCAAGATGAAATAA
- the iorA gene encoding indolepyruvate ferredoxin oxidoreductase subunit alpha, protein MPSPLLADTPGETLLLLGNEAIVRGALEGGVGFVSCYPGTPSSEVPDTFFRLSREGDYIFEYSTNEKVALEVGAGAALAGVPTLVTMKHVGVNVAADPLLTLSYITAPGGLVLLSADDPGCHSSQNEQDNRHYARLAGLPCFEPATAQECKDMARDALHLAHRTGQPVLLRTTTRVNHVRGPVKLGNLPAEKARKPFVRNLQQYVPIPAHSRVQHRQLLDRMASIRQEAERSRWNKVSGQGELGVIASGICRCYLSDALFEEGLTGQVKVLDLGFSYPMPDALLLEFVKDLKAVLVLEELDPLVEEHLRALLQRKGVALEVLGKSETLPVWGEYSTDMVRQAIRQAQGRQARGPEHCAPEQGLAMRPPNLCAGCSHRASYFTVREVYGDEALYSSDIGCYTLGLLPPLSAADFLLCMGASISTASGFATASGKTTVAFIGDSTFFHSGITGLINAVYNNHNILVVILDNRTTAMTGHQPHPGVDHTAIGPNERPIEIEPLVRACGVEHVKSLSPLNHKATKKALEEMKALSGPRVLILRDPCVIHERRVNGKPKPQVATVAETTEGCLDVLGSLACPAFLKEGDAVRVDEEMCSGCMYCLQLDKSFKAKKRGA, encoded by the coding sequence ATGCCAAGCCCCCTGCTGGCCGACACCCCTGGCGAGACCCTGCTGCTGCTCGGAAACGAGGCTATCGTACGCGGCGCGCTCGAAGGCGGCGTCGGTTTCGTTAGCTGTTATCCGGGAACGCCCTCCTCCGAGGTGCCCGACACGTTCTTCAGGCTGAGCCGCGAAGGCGACTACATCTTCGAGTACTCCACCAACGAGAAGGTGGCCCTCGAGGTTGGCGCCGGAGCGGCCCTGGCCGGAGTCCCCACGCTGGTCACCATGAAACACGTCGGCGTCAACGTGGCGGCGGACCCGCTGCTCACGCTGTCCTACATCACGGCTCCGGGCGGCCTTGTGCTGCTCTCCGCCGACGATCCGGGCTGCCACTCCAGCCAGAACGAACAGGACAACCGCCATTACGCGCGCCTGGCAGGCCTGCCTTGCTTCGAGCCGGCCACGGCCCAGGAATGCAAGGACATGGCCCGCGACGCCCTGCATCTGGCCCACCGCACCGGCCAGCCGGTGCTCCTGCGCACCACCACCCGCGTCAACCACGTGCGCGGCCCGGTGAAGCTCGGCAACCTTCCGGCTGAGAAGGCGCGCAAGCCCTTCGTGCGCAACCTCCAGCAGTACGTGCCCATCCCGGCCCACTCGCGGGTGCAGCACCGCCAGCTCCTGGACAGGATGGCCTCCATCCGCCAGGAGGCCGAGCGCTCCCGCTGGAACAAGGTTTCCGGCCAGGGCGAGCTTGGCGTCATCGCTTCGGGCATCTGCCGCTGCTACCTGAGCGACGCCCTGTTCGAGGAAGGCCTCACCGGACAGGTCAAGGTTCTGGACCTCGGGTTCAGCTACCCCATGCCGGACGCCCTGCTGCTGGAGTTCGTCAAGGACCTCAAGGCTGTCCTGGTGCTGGAAGAGCTCGACCCGCTGGTGGAAGAGCACCTGCGCGCGCTCCTGCAGCGCAAGGGCGTCGCCCTTGAGGTGCTCGGCAAGAGCGAGACCCTGCCCGTGTGGGGCGAATACTCCACGGACATGGTCCGCCAGGCCATCCGGCAGGCCCAGGGCCGCCAGGCCCGTGGCCCCGAGCACTGCGCCCCCGAACAGGGGCTGGCCATGCGCCCGCCCAACCTGTGCGCCGGATGCTCACACCGCGCGTCCTACTTCACCGTGCGCGAAGTCTACGGCGACGAGGCCCTCTACTCCTCGGACATCGGCTGCTACACGCTGGGGCTTCTGCCGCCGCTCTCCGCAGCCGACTTCCTGCTGTGCATGGGCGCGAGCATCTCCACCGCCTCCGGCTTCGCCACGGCCAGCGGCAAGACCACCGTGGCCTTCATCGGCGACTCGACCTTCTTCCATTCCGGCATCACCGGGCTCATCAACGCGGTCTACAACAACCACAACATCCTGGTGGTGATCCTGGACAACCGCACCACGGCCATGACCGGCCACCAGCCTCACCCCGGCGTGGACCACACGGCCATCGGCCCCAACGAGCGCCCCATCGAGATCGAACCGCTGGTGCGCGCCTGCGGCGTGGAGCATGTCAAGTCGCTGAGCCCCTTGAATCACAAGGCCACCAAGAAGGCCCTGGAAGAGATGAAAGCGCTCTCCGGCCCGCGCGTGCTCATCCTGCGCGACCCCTGCGTCATCCACGAGCGCCGCGTGAACGGCAAGCCCAAGCCCCAGGTCGCCACCGTGGCCGAGACCACCGAAGGGTGCCTGGACGTGCTCGGCTCGCTGGCCTGCCCGGCCTTCCTGAAAGAAGGCGACGCGGTGCGCGTGGACGAGGAGATGTGCTCGGGCTGCATGTACTGCCTGCAACTGGACAAGTCCTTCAAGGCCAAGAAAAGGGGCGCATAG
- a CDS encoding indolepyruvate oxidoreductase subunit beta, whose amino-acid sequence MQRTRIFFTGVGGQGTLTATKLVSLTALDEGLAVTSGEIHGMAQRGGVVESTVLIGYLSPKITHGEADVLLGFELLETLRALCYLKPGGRLVGNSESLPPLSVATGKAAYPSLESVEAKAKAVASTVLFLPCRTLAQQAGAAQSANTVLLGAACAIKALPFGMEALERSVRKYLKPALAEANLKALELGAKAALR is encoded by the coding sequence ATGCAGCGCACACGTATCTTCTTTACCGGCGTGGGCGGACAGGGAACCCTGACCGCAACCAAACTCGTGTCGCTGACCGCCCTGGACGAGGGCCTGGCCGTCACCTCCGGCGAGATCCACGGCATGGCGCAACGCGGCGGCGTGGTGGAATCCACCGTGCTGATAGGCTACCTGAGCCCCAAGATCACCCACGGCGAGGCTGACGTGCTCCTGGGCTTCGAACTGCTGGAGACGCTCCGCGCGCTGTGCTACCTGAAGCCCGGCGGCAGGCTGGTGGGCAACTCCGAGTCGCTGCCGCCCCTGTCCGTGGCCACGGGCAAGGCCGCCTATCCCAGCCTGGAATCGGTTGAAGCCAAGGCCAAGGCCGTGGCCTCCACTGTGCTGTTTTTGCCCTGCCGCACCCTGGCGCAGCAGGCTGGAGCCGCCCAGAGCGCCAACACGGTGCTGCTGGGGGCCGCCTGCGCAATCAAAGCCCTGCCGTTTGGCATGGAGGCCCTGGAACGCTCGGTGCGCAAGTACCTGAAGCCCGCCCTGGCCGAAGCCAACCTCAAGGCTCTGGAACTTGGCGCCAAGGCCGCACTCAGGTGA
- a CDS encoding sigma-54-dependent Fis family transcriptional regulator → MNVFSSGESPSQKYLTALRAILEECVPTRAARDCLDTMLARLVEVMGYHRVYLELLDVPLENLRLSLSRGQDAFFGTPQGPGPIAIGQTLATRQSLIIDNMADHPDFYGRPARELENLAFICVPVLVPGRGYTGQNSAMGALCADVPKAPPVFLEAQRDFMMAAAGVFATVALRLRDEMVRPRAKPKPEPEAVAEAQSRHKVVAVSKSMRLVLRQIDQAAQNDSPVLLRGEEGTGKEYLAKALHGQSARRKRTFQRMVCSAEPPESIYRALFGVQKGEASKSTQSKRGALELAQGGTLYIEDVEELTPEAQQGLLRFLQEGVVFRYGSDQPTSLDVRVIASSRANLEELVSSGEFQEDLYYALSVIPIYVPPLQDRAGDVLPLAEYFLEEFSQVEGKEFKRISTPAIDLISQYHWPDNVRELRSCMERAFEQAEDGVIRAYHLPPTLQTAESSNTEATLSFGEAVDQFEKELLIEALKKAKGNMFQAAKDLRESYRIINYKVKKHGIDPKRFTPGRRR, encoded by the coding sequence ATGAACGTCTTCTCATCGGGCGAGAGCCCTTCCCAGAAGTATCTCACGGCCCTTCGGGCCATTCTGGAAGAGTGCGTGCCCACCCGCGCGGCCCGTGACTGCCTGGACACCATGCTGGCCCGGCTGGTCGAGGTCATGGGCTATCATCGCGTCTATCTGGAGCTTCTGGACGTGCCGCTGGAGAACCTCCGGCTGTCGCTCTCGCGCGGCCAGGACGCCTTCTTCGGCACGCCCCAGGGTCCCGGCCCCATCGCCATCGGCCAGACCCTGGCCACGCGCCAGTCGCTCATCATCGACAACATGGCCGACCACCCGGACTTCTATGGCCGCCCGGCCAGGGAGCTGGAAAACCTGGCCTTCATCTGCGTTCCGGTCCTGGTGCCGGGGCGCGGCTACACAGGCCAGAATTCGGCCATGGGCGCACTGTGCGCCGACGTTCCCAAGGCTCCGCCCGTGTTCCTGGAGGCCCAGCGCGACTTCATGATGGCCGCAGCCGGAGTGTTCGCCACTGTGGCGCTTCGTCTGCGCGACGAGATGGTCAGGCCGCGCGCCAAGCCAAAGCCCGAGCCCGAAGCCGTGGCCGAGGCCCAGAGCAGGCACAAGGTGGTGGCAGTCTCCAAGAGCATGCGCCTTGTGCTGCGCCAGATCGACCAGGCCGCCCAGAACGACTCCCCCGTGCTGCTGCGCGGCGAGGAAGGCACCGGCAAGGAATACCTGGCCAAGGCCCTGCACGGCCAGAGCGCGCGCCGCAAGCGCACCTTCCAGCGCATGGTCTGCTCGGCCGAGCCGCCGGAATCCATCTATCGCGCCCTCTTCGGGGTGCAAAAGGGCGAGGCCTCCAAGTCCACCCAGTCCAAGCGCGGCGCGCTGGAGTTGGCGCAGGGCGGCACGCTCTACATCGAGGACGTGGAGGAGCTGACTCCCGAAGCCCAGCAGGGGCTGCTGCGCTTCCTGCAGGAAGGCGTGGTGTTCCGCTACGGGTCGGACCAGCCCACCAGCCTGGACGTGCGCGTCATCGCCTCCAGCCGGGCCAACCTGGAAGAGCTGGTCAGCAGCGGCGAGTTCCAGGAAGACCTCTACTACGCCCTGTCCGTCATCCCCATCTACGTCCCGCCCCTGCAGGACCGTGCGGGTGACGTGCTGCCCCTGGCCGAGTACTTCCTGGAGGAGTTCTCACAGGTCGAGGGCAAGGAGTTCAAGCGCATCTCCACCCCGGCCATCGACCTCATCAGCCAGTACCACTGGCCGGACAACGTGCGCGAGCTGCGCTCCTGCATGGAGCGCGCCTTCGAGCAGGCCGAGGACGGCGTCATCCGTGCCTATCACCTGCCCCCCACGCTCCAGACCGCCGAGAGCTCCAACACCGAGGCCACCCTCTCCTTCGGCGAGGCAGTGGACCAGTTCGAGAAGGAGCTCCTGATCGAGGCTCTGAAAAAAGCCAAGGGAAACATGTTCCAGGCCGCCAAGGACCTGCGCGAGAGCTACCGCATCATCAACTACAAGGTGAAGAAGCACGGCATCGACCCCAAGCGCTTCACGCCGGGAAGGCGACGCTAA
- a CDS encoding RNA polymerase sigma factor, which produces MKTLQSSFAQTIEREKNKFFRYVRKRLSRIPAMDVEDIVSDMIHGLLKRADIFGEIENLTAYAYRSLENRIIDFRRNSRPTESLDDEEHADALTFSLPSSADNPERSVERLQLQDRLLWAIGQLSAKERAVWIATEIDGHGFRDLAEEWDEPLGTLLSRKSRANARLRELLKDFTPN; this is translated from the coding sequence GTGAAGACACTTCAATCATCATTCGCACAGACCATCGAACGGGAGAAAAACAAGTTTTTCCGGTATGTTCGCAAGCGTCTGTCCCGCATCCCCGCAATGGACGTGGAGGACATCGTATCCGACATGATCCACGGGCTGCTGAAAAGGGCGGACATCTTCGGAGAGATCGAGAACCTCACGGCCTACGCCTACAGGTCGCTGGAAAACCGCATCATCGATTTCCGGCGCAACAGCCGCCCCACCGAATCCCTGGATGACGAAGAACACGCGGACGCGCTCACCTTCAGCCTGCCCTCAAGCGCGGACAATCCCGAACGGAGCGTGGAACGGCTGCAATTGCAGGACAGACTGCTGTGGGCCATCGGCCAGCTCTCCGCCAAGGAGCGCGCCGTATGGATCGCCACGGAGATCGACGGCCACGGCTTCCGCGACCTGGCCGAAGAGTGGGACGAACCGCTGGGAACGCTTCTGTCCCGCAAAAGCAGGGCCAATGCCCGCCTGCGGGAACTGCTCAAAGACTTCACCCCCAACTGA
- a CDS encoding saposin domain-containing protein produces MTRLIFAAIAALALFVSAGAPVAQSASYMECAACQLVLGLVESSAGEGDVVVDASKQCSLLPAADREACVKFYAAMGPKFIKALKDKRAKGENLESVCRSMDYCQ; encoded by the coding sequence GTGACTCGACTTATATTTGCCGCCATAGCCGCATTGGCCTTGTTCGTGTCGGCGGGCGCGCCAGTGGCGCAATCGGCCAGCTACATGGAGTGCGCGGCCTGCCAGCTGGTGCTTGGCCTGGTGGAAAGCTCCGCTGGAGAAGGCGACGTGGTGGTGGACGCCAGCAAGCAGTGTTCGCTGCTGCCAGCGGCGGACCGCGAAGCCTGCGTGAAGTTCTACGCGGCCATGGGGCCGAAGTTCATCAAGGCCCTGAAGGACAAGCGCGCCAAAGGCGAAAATCTGGAGAGCGTCTGCCGCTCCATGGATTATTGCCAGTAG
- the hisH gene encoding imidazole glycerol phosphate synthase subunit HisH, with protein sequence MLAILDYKAGNQTSVRRAFDFLGIPCSITADPETLRQASGVIFPGVGAAGQAMHQLTSTGLDQVLRDVVESGKPLLGICVGCQILLDYSEENDTKTLGIVPGACAMFNRGLTEEDGQPIRVPHMGWNKVSLQAPCELFEGVDADSEFYFVHSYFPVPKPEFVIGTTFYGMDFCSVHGRSGLWAMQFHPEKSGRPGLKLLSNFAKFCGEVSNAQ encoded by the coding sequence ATGCTCGCCATTCTCGACTACAAGGCCGGCAACCAGACGTCCGTGCGCCGCGCCTTCGATTTTCTCGGCATCCCGTGCAGCATCACCGCTGATCCCGAAACCCTGCGTCAGGCTTCCGGCGTCATCTTTCCCGGCGTGGGCGCTGCCGGACAGGCCATGCACCAACTGACCAGCACCGGCCTGGACCAGGTGCTGCGCGACGTAGTCGAATCGGGCAAGCCGCTTTTGGGCATCTGCGTGGGTTGCCAGATCCTGCTGGACTACTCCGAGGAAAACGACACCAAGACCCTGGGGATCGTTCCCGGCGCATGCGCCATGTTCAACCGGGGGCTCACCGAGGAAGACGGCCAGCCCATCCGCGTGCCGCACATGGGCTGGAACAAGGTGTCGCTCCAGGCCCCGTGCGAACTCTTCGAGGGCGTGGACGCCGACTCCGAATTCTATTTCGTGCACAGCTACTTCCCGGTACCCAAGCCGGAGTTCGTCATCGGCACGACCTTCTACGGCATGGATTTCTGCTCCGTGCACGGACGCTCCGGCCTGTGGGCCATGCAATTCCACCCGGAGAAGTCCGGCAGGCCGGGCCTCAAGCTGCTGTCCAACTTCGCTAAGTTCTGCGGGGAGGTCTCCAATGCTCAGTAA
- the hisF gene encoding imidazole glycerol phosphate synthase subunit HisF → MLSKRIIPCLDVRDGRLTKGVKFLDNVDIGDPVETAKAYYEQGADEIVFYDITASSEGRGIMLKVVEKVASQIFIPFSVGGGISTVDDMRAVLLAGAEKVSVNSAAVKNPDIISQGAAAFGAQCVVVGMDVLKVGVSELIPSGYEIVIHGGRKKMGLDAIEWAKTVEALGAGEICVNSIDADGTKDGYELTLTRLISEAVTIPVIASGGAGSPQHMVDAVTEGKASAALIASIVHYGEYSITQLKEYMHGKGVKTRMVW, encoded by the coding sequence ATGCTCAGTAAGCGAATCATCCCCTGCCTGGACGTACGCGACGGCCGCCTGACCAAGGGCGTGAAGTTCCTGGACAACGTGGACATCGGTGACCCGGTGGAAACCGCCAAGGCCTATTACGAGCAGGGCGCGGACGAGATCGTGTTCTACGACATCACCGCCTCCTCCGAGGGCCGGGGCATCATGCTCAAGGTGGTGGAGAAGGTCGCCTCGCAGATCTTCATCCCCTTCTCCGTGGGCGGCGGCATCTCCACCGTGGACGACATGCGCGCCGTGCTGCTGGCGGGCGCGGAAAAAGTCTCCGTGAACTCGGCGGCGGTCAAGAACCCGGACATCATCAGCCAGGGCGCGGCGGCCTTCGGGGCGCAGTGCGTGGTGGTGGGCATGGACGTGCTCAAGGTGGGTGTCAGCGAGCTTATCCCCTCGGGCTACGAGATCGTCATCCACGGCGGACGCAAGAAGATGGGCCTGGATGCCATCGAATGGGCCAAGACCGTCGAGGCGCTGGGCGCGGGCGAAATCTGCGTGAACTCCATCGACGCGGACGGCACCAAGGACGGCTACGAGCTGACTCTGACGCGCCTCATCAGCGAAGCCGTGACCATCCCGGTGATCGCCTCGGGCGGCGCGGGCTCGCCCCAGCACATGGTGGACGCCGTAACCGAAGGCAAGGCCAGCGCGGCGCTTATCGCGTCCATCGTGCACTATGGCGAGTACTCCATCACCCAGCTGAAAGAATACATGCACGGCAAAGGCGTGAAGACGCGCATGGTCTGGTAA
- the moaC gene encoding cyclic pyranopterin monophosphate synthase MoaC has protein sequence MSQDFPLTPGLTHLDEQGQARMVNVGGKTVTARVAVAEAVVRLSAETYRILTGEGMPKGDAFACARIAGIMAAKKTAELIPLCHPLGLDAVDVRFELDEATHSVRVEAEASLVAKTGVEMEAMTAASVAALTLYDMCKAVQKDIVIESVRLLYKAGGKSGEFRAK, from the coding sequence ATGAGCCAGGACTTCCCGCTCACCCCCGGGCTCACCCATCTGGACGAGCAGGGCCAGGCCCGCATGGTCAACGTGGGCGGCAAGACAGTCACCGCGCGCGTGGCCGTCGCCGAGGCCGTGGTGCGCCTCTCCGCCGAGACCTACCGCATCCTGACAGGCGAGGGCATGCCCAAGGGCGACGCCTTCGCCTGCGCCCGCATCGCGGGCATTATGGCCGCCAAGAAGACCGCCGAGCTGATCCCGCTCTGCCATCCGCTGGGCCTGGACGCCGTGGACGTGCGCTTCGAGCTGGACGAAGCCACGCACAGCGTGCGCGTGGAAGCCGAGGCCAGCCTCGTCGCCAAGACCGGCGTGGAGATGGAAGCCATGACCGCCGCCAGCGTGGCCGCGCTGACGCTCTACGACATGTGCAAGGCCGTGCAGAAGGACATCGTCATCGAGAGCGTCCGGCTCCTGTACAAAGCAGGCGGCAAGAGCGGCGAGTTTCGGGCGAAGTAG